From the Trifolium pratense cultivar HEN17-A07 linkage group LG4, ARS_RC_1.1, whole genome shotgun sequence genome, the window GGTGTTTATTGGAAAGAACGTGTTGCTAGATGATCTTACAATAACTTAGATTTTCAAAGACCAACTTTTGAACATCCTAAATAAGATgaaattagcttatttttatcaattttatttaagCTTTAATAAGCTCTAAGCTAATCCAATTCATCCTAGGTGTTcctatttttctaataaaaagtgGAATTTCAGTCCAGTGTTGGGTAATTGGGTGATTCATTTCCCATACAAGAACCTTTTGGACAAATTTGTAATGTGTGACATCACATTGCCAACTCTTCTTTTACTGTTACTAGGTGGCTCCTATGCATGTCCAGAATGCCCGGGAAGTCCCAGAATATGAGATTGATCCTTCTGAACTCGATTTTACAAATAGTGTTTGCATAACAAAGGTAATCTTTGAAGTTCCCTTCTAAGAGTATAATCGATTATTGTTTCATTCCTCGATGTCTTGTTTTGTTCTACTACCTCGTAACATATTTTTGCAAGTCACTGTATGTCTGTATTTCACCCGTGCTGATTTTGCATTGCATATTTATTATATTGGGTATTGTAGGGAACTTTCCGGAAAGCATTATGGCGTGGAATTCAAGTGGCCGTTAAAACTCTTGGGGAGGAAGTGTTCACCGATGACAATAAAGTGTGCGTTGGTCTAATTAgtaattataaaatttgttgttttattaatattaattagattACTCAATTCACAATGTGTATTCCCCATCTCTCTCAGAAAGGCATTTCACGACGAGCTTACATTACTTCAGAAAGTAAGGCATCCAAATGTTGTCCAATTTTTGGGTGCCGTTACACAAAGCACTCCGATGATGATTGTCACAGAATATCTACCCGAGGTTAGTTTTGATGCTACACTGAGTATAAGGTAGATTTTGATGATCTTTTATAGTTGCTCAAGTCATGATGTTGTGAACAAATCATGTTGGTTAGAATATAGTTGATACccaatatataacaaaaaagaaTATAGTTGGATACCAGTTACTATAGAATGCTATCTGCAGAATAAAATGCGATTAGAATCCATTGAGTTCAATAAGACTACTGCAAATTCAGCATTGTCATTGAGTAGGAGATAATTAAAAACTTAATATCATAATAATTTATACTTGGACTCAATAATTGTTGAGATGCTGTAGTTATTTGCATGGGTCAATCAAAGGTGTCCCTGTTCTATCTAGAAGTCACACCTATCTGTAATCGAGGAATTTAAGTATTGATGACAGATGCTTGTTGCCTAGTAGTTTCTTGAAATACCAAAATTGGACTAGGCGGTTTTGTTTCTCTTTATTCAGCATTGCACTTCATTACTGTTTTGCGGTAAAGTAACAGGAAGTGCATTATATGATATGGAGACCACAAATGGATACATGTGTGTGTATGTATGGATATACTGGATAGTGAATATGTAATTAAATATGGATACACTTGTAGAACATGTATTTCCCCTATTTTCCCACCACTTAGTATCTATTTGAAATACCTTAGATtttcaaaatcatcttttttcaattattttcacaTGTTGAACTTGCTGGTCCAGTAATTTGGGACATATTTCTACTTGTGGGTTATCTGGTTAGCTATATTATACTATATTTCACATGTAATTTCTAATAATTTGAAATGGTTCAACTTTTTAAGGGGGATCTTCGTGACTATTTGAAGCGGAAAGGTGCATTAAAACCAATAACAGCTGTGAAGTTTGCACTTGATATTGCTAGGTTAGTCATGAGCTTTCCTATTTTGAATATGTGAAGAAACAAGTTCCCTAGTTATTTTGTTTCTGGCGAGTTGAttgtgaaataaaaattatcatttctataaagatataaattgaaattgatATATGCAATATTTTAATGTATATTTTGCAGGGGGATGAATTATTTGCATGAACATAAACCTGAAGCCATTATACACCGAGATCTTGAGCCTTCGTATGTTTCTTGCTCTCCTGTCTCATCTATTTGATTTAAACATTCTTCTATGCATACAAAATATCATGAATTATTAGCCGCATGCATCATTCATCTAATTTTGAATGATTGAAACTGTTTAAATTTTCTTCATTATAAACGAGTAAGATAACAGAAATATTCTCCGGGATGATTCTGGACATCTGAAAGTTGCAGACTTTGGAGTTAGCAAGTCACTCAAAATCACTAAAACAGTCAAAGAAGACAAACCTGTGACATGCGAGGATACAtcatgtatgttttttttttttttgtggagtCTTGTAACATTCATAGTTGGTCATGTCATTCTGCAAAAAAGCAATATTGTAAACCATTATTCCACGAGAACTGTGACCTGTGATATTATTGCATATTCTACAAaagatagaagaaaaaaatgtttttaccCAGTGACTACTAAAGTCAGTTTGTCAGCTGGCTTCAATTTTTATAACTCAGATTTATCAATTAACTCTAAATCTTGATATTTCATATACATGTAATTGGCTTCATTTTGATTCTGTTGTTTGTACTTGGTTCTATTTTGTGTAGTTCATATTGATAAAatagttcaaattcaaatgcaTTACAGGGCGGTATGTTGCACCAGAGGTCTACAGAAATGAAGAATATGACACCAAAGCGGATGTCTTTTCCTTTTCTCTGATATTACAAGAGGTAAAAATCTACACTATTACTGCTCACGTGTGCATGCATGTTTTAATATTCTGGAGCTTTCTAATAACTTTGAAGTCGATTATTTACCTATAATATCATATTATAAGTGTTCGCTTCTTCTATGGCCTTGATATAAAACTCATAAGCCCTGacatttcaaataaaataataaatagaaaattatttAGATGACTCCATGGTTCTGATGAAGATTATTTTGgtatttgacaaaataatacATGCCAATTGAATTTATTCTTTAGTTATTTACTCTTCTGAACGTGGAATTTGAGTATATCCCATactgttttgtcaaaaaagggAATTTACTCAAATTTCATTTTCCTTtctatgatttatattttaagcattaaaagaatttatttttaaggatTCCAAAACAATGTGACATAAGTGTTTATGTGACATTTAAATATCTTATAATTCGTCCGTCCATGTGAGATTAAATGGCCTAGATATCTCCTCTACACACACATTTGTATTATTCAAGTAAGAAAGTTTCCATGTTCAGGAAACGGAATGTGTATCTTGTGTTGCTTTCTGCATTCACATCCCTTCAATATTGTCACTGTATACTAAATTAAAGATCTCGGATGGCACGTAGGATCTGTTTCACTtatcaagaatatatatatagtgtgagTCTATGGAGAGCTTGAGCGCTCTTGACTTGTGAGCTATGCCCTCCCATCAGAGCATCCTAAAGAACTGTGTAATGTTTTGTTACATATTTAGGTTGATCATTGGAGAAGAAGTAGGGTCCCTAAACCTATGAGCTTTCCATAGATTCAACGGgaaaaaaagtatttatattCATGATCATTTTATTAACATATCCATCTTATAAGAGTTTTGTGCTGTATCAAAGTTTGTCTGGGTTTTTTGTCCTTCCTAATTTTATTAACGTAAAGATGGTCTTCATGTCAGCGAATAGCGATTTTCCTGATACTGTTCGTgatatgataattttatttgtgtAAGATTGGATCCCACTTTTATTGaagatatagatatatatagaCTAAAATACACATGTTGACAACCATCAGTGGGTTGTTACTTTCATAGAGATGCTGGCAAAATATTGACTGTTCATCATATATGGTTTTCTGTTACTCTAGATGATTGAAGGTTGTCCTCCATTTTATAGAAAGCCAGAAAAAGAAGTTCCTAAAGCATATGTGGAAAATGAGCGTCCACCATTCAGGGCTGCACCAAAGCTTTATGCTTATGGATTAAAAGCGTAAGTAATTTAAATACGTTTTATTAGCAGTAGATTTGATTGAATGTTGAGTTTCAGAAGTACAAGagtagttaaaataataagttttCAACATTCATGAAATTGTTTTTTATCCATAGCTTAATTGAGGAATGTTGGGATGGAGAACCATACCGAAGACCAACATTTAGCGAAATAATTGAGAGGTTGGATAAGATAAACCACCAATTTGCTCAAAAGAAGCGCTGGAAGGTatggaaaaattaaattttcatcttGCTCAATTGCTCAAAAGAGTGAAATTATAGATTCAAAATGTACATTTCTTATCTCGCCTTTTTGTTCATTTTCACAGTAGCATGCTTTTTTCTTGTATGATATACAGGCTCTGGCTCCTTCATGCATCTGGAATCTGGAGGCCTTGTTTAAGGGGTATCCTACAAGTCCTGGTAGTCGATCATCTCGCTCTACGGTTAGATAAACAATTGCCCATACAAAGCAACAAGAACACAATTTTGTAGTTTCAAGAAGGAAAAGATATACACCAGATAGTGGTTTCCATATACATCCATTTGTGATACATGTGTAGTGTTTTTTGAATAATAACTTCCAAACGTGTTTGGAAAACTTTTTTAATTAGgaagtaagttttttttttggactataAATTAGGAATTAAGCTTATGAAAAAGCACTAAATTGTTTTTTAGTTGTTAATCTGATTAATTCAAGATAGTTATACATGAATGAATATTGATTTTTGTTAGTGTCTAATTAGTTCAACTGTTAATTTATAAACACTTGAAAATTTTCAACCATAATTTATAAACACTTGAAAATTTTCAACCATAAAGTCATAAACTATCAATCGTCACTTATATATTCctgctagtttttttttactcatgcttgctagcttttttttttgttgacaaaatgcTTGCATAATCAGCTAGTTGGTTAAAAAAATTGGCTAGCTTATCCTTTatttacccccccccccccccccccccccccccacacaaCAAAATATGTACTCCCCCTCcaacaaaatataagcaaagtgatctaaaactattttttttgatcattttgcttatattttgttgtAGATGGAGTACTTGGTTTATAATCCACCACTGATAATCTTATGTATTACTTTGGCTATTACCTATAAGTATTCTTTCATTCAAAGGAAGACATTACGACTCGGGTTCATCGGTTATAGTTGAGTATAGCTTAAAAGAAGACAAGCAAAGTATGTAGCTCACACTCTTGTTAGAGTGATCCTGTTTTCAACTACTATCCAAGTATTCTATCATGATGAAATTGGATCCTCTCCCGTCCATCTTTTTCCTTACTCTCTATCTCTCTTAATCCCACTAACTCAACTCACTtgattatttttaagttttttattgaaGAGAGATTACGAGTTAGGAGAGGGACGTAAAAGAATAATGAAGGAGGGGATCAATATCCCAATACTTCATGTCTTCATGATATGCCTTGAGCtgtttttgacaaaagaaaacTCCAACTTGTGTCTAAAAATTACTGTGGCAATGCAAGTAAGCCAGGACAGAATAGTGGAAGGCCAGTGTGAAAAGTGAAGAATACACAGTGAAAAGAATGTGGGAAACAAAAGGGAATCCGTACTCTGTAGGGCAATTTATACAGCGTGActtttgttacttttttttaccaCTTTTTGTCTTTGAAAATGCAATACAGCAATTACTCTTTAAATCTTTTATTGCCTGAAAAAATTACCAAGATTCAGTTCGTTTTAACACGAAGGacaaacaatagttttttttttttctttttcgaataaacaatagaaattttataaatcAGTTTCTTTCTCACCCCCTTCGGAAGcatattttggaaaaaaaaattgtttttttgccATCTAGAACATATTTACAGATAAAAATGCAGTTTTTTTGTCTAATTTATATCTTCAAACAATATTTTCGGACATGTTGATTTTTCGTAAAGAATGAGGGGGAACAACTTTCTTTCTCTTATTCATGAGGCTCAAAAAACACGACGACTAACGCCTTAATTAACAATGTGTCcgacatataatcaacaatataTATGACACATATGATAGATATTTAAGTCTTTTAATCACTTGATCATAAGTCATATcctttttaaaatgaattttagtATTAGTCTCTGCAATCGTGTGAagagaatattttaattttccaaaACGAAGAAAGTGTGTGACATATATCCACCATGCATATGAATCTCTTAATTTTGAATTCTCACTAtgcattttaattttctaaaacaaataaatgaagAGATAAAAAGTTAGTACTGTATTAGACACATTTATACACAATAAAATTTACACATTTGTTacactagtattttttttttctctttctaataTAGAGTAATATAGGGAGTAGTATTTGAGTAAGATGAATTTCTTAGTCCATTTTGGCATTCCTACTCAAACAATCTGGTTAATGTTTCTTTCACATAATTAGAAATTTCTGCTTTGATTTGTATTTTCAAAACCAtacaatagaaacaacaaaaattacaacaaatgtcattttctatataaaacaacaaatttcattttaatatatattggaATTCCATgcgtcaacaaaaaaataaaatggaattcCAACAAATTAACGTGTCATGAAAAATCAGTACACTAGTTGTGGAGGATTATTGTTTGTTCCTAGAAACTCAAACACATAATATTTCCAACTTACCATCTAGTTGTATAGTTGtatattttataagtaaaaaataataatttttagattcattagaaAATTattgtatctggtctataatataggcCGAATATATCAGTT encodes:
- the LOC123882244 gene encoding integrin-linked protein kinase 1, with protein sequence MSISTFSMDTSKLQSRFSLGRQSSLAPDRQDSAATVNDSVTEPIDPPVRLMYLTNEGDLEGINELLDGGSDVNFRDIDGRTALHIAACQGRTDVVQLLLRRGAEVDPQDRWCSTPLADALYYKNHDVVKLLEQHGAKPPVAPMHVQNAREVPEYEIDPSELDFTNSVCITKGTFRKALWRGIQVAVKTLGEEVFTDDNKVKAFHDELTLLQKVRHPNVVQFLGAVTQSTPMMIVTEYLPEGDLRDYLKRKGALKPITAVKFALDIARGMNYLHEHKPEAIIHRDLEPSNILRDDSGHLKVADFGVSKSLKITKTVKEDKPVTCEDTSWRYVAPEVYRNEEYDTKADVFSFSLILQEMIEGCPPFYRKPEKEVPKAYVENERPPFRAAPKLYAYGLKALIEECWDGEPYRRPTFSEIIERLDKINHQFAQKKRWKALAPSCIWNLEALFKGYPTSPGSRSSRSTVR